One window of Heptranchias perlo isolate sHepPer1 unplaced genomic scaffold, sHepPer1.hap1 HAP1_SCAFFOLD_1477, whole genome shotgun sequence genomic DNA carries:
- the LOC137309119 gene encoding basic salivary proline-rich protein 1-like isoform X1, which produces MVLPGDGRGNEFPYHCRAADKGAGTRPRNVREPALRGWSDDNTERGQTSKVIDSNSDISSCGPTKLNGHQRPSSSLPAGIVGPPPNCGVSSPPKLWGLLTPPQTVGSPHPPKLWGLLTPPQTVGTPHPPPNCGVSSPPQTVGTPRPPQTVGSPRPPQTVGSPHPSPNCGDSSPTPKLWGLLTPQTVGTPHPSPNCGDSSPTPKLWGLLTPPQTVGTPHPPNCGDSSPPPNCGDSSPPQTVGTPHPPQTVGTPHPPNCGDSSPPPKLWGLLTPQTGGLLTPPQTVGSPQPPPPNCGDSSPPKLWGLLTPPPNCGDSSPSKLWGLLTPQTVGTPHPPNCGDSSPPQTVGTPHPPNCGDSSPPQTVGTPHPPNCGDSSPPPKLWGLLTPPQTVGTPHPPNCGDSSPPPKLWGLLTPPQTVGTPHPPNCGDSSPPQTVGSPHPPPQTVGTPHPPNCGDSSPPQTVGTPHPPNCGVSSPPPKLWGLLTPQTVGTPHPPNCGVSSPPKLWGLLTPPNCGDSSPPQTVGSPHPPKLWGLLTPPNCGDSSPPQTVGTPHPPNCGVSSPPKLWGLLTPPRNCGDSSPPKLWGLLTPQTVGSPHPPNCGVSSPPPETVGTPHLQKKRRSSHKCFVGSCCVQKWPPGPHPDQPPTSRCSAVPGQTRRRVTGRSRGGRTGLGGETRDGGD; this is translated from the coding sequence ATGGTGTTGCCTGGAGACGGGAGAGGGAATGAATTCCCTTATCACTGCCGAGCAGCTGATAAAGGAGCAGGAACACGGCCGAGGAATGTGAGAGAACCAGCTCTCAGGGGCTGGTCTGACGACAACACGGAGAGAGGACAAACTTCAAAGGTCATCGACtccaactcagacatttcctcgtGCGGGCCAACGAAACTCAATGGTCATCAAAGGCCCTCCTCATCGCTCCCCGCCGGGATTGTGggaccccccccaaactgtggggtctcctcaccccccaaactgtggggactcctcacccctccccaaactgtggggtctcctcacccccccaaactgtggggtctcctcacccctccccaaactgtggggactcctcacccccccccaaactgtggggtctcctcacccccccaaactgtggggactcctcgcccaccccaaactgtggggtctcctcgcccaccccaaactgtggggtctcctcacccctccccaaactgtggggactcctcgcccacccccaaactgtggggactcctcaccccccaaactgtggggactcctcacccctccccaaactgtggggactcctcgcccacccccaaactgtggggactcctcacccctccccaaactgtggggactcctcaccccccaaactgtggggactcctcaccccccccaaattgtggggactcctcacccccccaaactgtggggactcctcaccccccccaaactgtggggactcctcaccccccaaactgtggggactcctcacccccccccaaactgtggggactcctcaccccccaaactgggggactcctcacccccccccaaactgtggggtctcctcagcccccccccccaaactgtggggactcctcaccccccaaactgtggggactcctcaccccccccccaaactgtggggactcctcaccctccaaactgtggggactcctcaccccccaaactgtggggactcctcaccccccaaactgtggggactcctcacccccccaaactgtggggactcctcaccccccaaactgtggggactcctcacccccccaaactgtggggactcctcaccccccaaactgtggggactcctcacccccccccaaactgtggggactcctcacccccccccaaactgtggggactcctcaccccccaaactgtggggactcctcacccccccccaaactgtggggactcctcacccctccccaaactgtggggactcctcaccccccaaactgtggggactcctcacccccccaaactgtggggtctcctcacccacccccccaaactgtggggactcctcaccccccaaactgtggggactcctcacccccccaaactgtggggactcctcaccccccaaactgtggggtctcctcacccccccccaaactgtggggactcctcaccccccaaactgtggggactcctcaccccccaaactgtggggtctcctcaccccccaaactgtggggactcctcacccccccaaactgtggggactcctcacccccccaaactgtggggtctcctcacccccccaaactgtggggactcctcacccccccaaactgtggggactcctcacccccccaaactgtggggactcctcaccccccaaactgtggggtctcctcaccccccaaactgtggggtctcctcacccccccccgaaactgtggggactcctcaccccccaaactgtggggactcctcaccccccaaactgtggggtctcctcaccccccaaactgtggggtctcctcacccccccccgaaactgtggggactcctcacttGCAAAAAAAAAGGCGTTCATCTCACAagtgttttgtgggatcttgctgtgtgcaaaaatgGCCGCCAGGCCCCCACCCAGACCAACCCCCGACGTCTCGGTGTTCTGCCGTTCCGGGACAGACCAGGAGACGGGTCACGGGACGGAGCCGAGGGGGTCGCACGGGCCTCGGAGGCGAAACGAGGGACGGCGGGGATTGA